The sequence below is a genomic window from Nicotiana tomentosiformis chromosome 6, ASM39032v3, whole genome shotgun sequence.
TTTTACgtttttttccttccttcttatcggtgctttgtggtggtgcagctgtCGCTTGGGTCTCGAATGCAGTCCCTCAACACAAGGAATGGGTCGAAAGCATCATGTTACAAAGTCCATATTCCAAGCGATCATGGCGTGAACTTTCGAAGGGCCGGTGGGAcgcccgttctcatggtgagattCCTTACCCGAGTAAGTAATATTTGGGTTCCTCTCGTGTCATTAAATTCTCacttgtttcatttccttttGCAAGTTTATCCAAGGTCGTCACACTGAGGCCTTCATCCGGTGGAGAGAACTTCCCCGCCGAGTCCCCTGCTCCAAGACAGGGTgatgagaagaaaagaaagagggcTTCGAGTTCTccgaactcgaagaagaagaaaccaAGGAGTAGGTTGGTGCGCAAATCCAAAGAAAGCACAAGGGTTCGAGCACCATCTTTGGATTCACTATATCGGTTGAGGGACGAATCCGAAGAAAACTGAGAAGACTTCGATCTAATGGCCCGCATGTCATCGCAACCCGAGgggcaaggggcctccgaacTGGTGAGAGGCGAGGCCGATTTGCCTCAAGTTAGGGAGGCCAAGTTTGACACATGAAAGGCTGCTCACGATCAGCGGCCTTTTTGTAATCAAGTTTGACACATGAAAAGTTGCTCACTAATTGATCATTTCCAGCACTTAACATATCCATCTCACTCATCATGGTTACTATTATGGTCATTAATTATTTTTGGACATAGCATGGATGTTTTCTTTCAGATTAGAGATACTTACCTGATTTGCTTCATCTTCAGCCTCTAAGTCACTCATGGCCATCATCCCTATCACTTCTTCTTCTGTCTTGCTTTCTTCAATTGCCATGAGGGCAAACTTAATGTTTTCATTTCCCTAATCAGCTTACAAAGTCCTCCATATATCATGGGCAGAGATACAGGAGGATACCTTGTAGAGAACATTCCTTGGCAGGCTCCTATAGAGAATATCATTTGCTTAAGCATTTTTCTAAATTATCTGACAATCCTCAGTATCATATTCCTCCTTTCTTTTGATGCTCTTATTTCTATAGTTGTCCACTTTAGTGGGTGTAATTGTCACGTGATTAACAATTATCCATGGGTCAAAATAAGTAGCCTGGAGGAACACTTCCATAAGCATCTTCCATTCATTATAGTGGTGTCTATCAAAAGGAGGGGGTCTTCCAATATGCATTCCTAGTTGTACGAGAGGCTCAGTCTCAACAACCTCGTGTGAGTCAATCACAGCATAAAGACTGATGGCCTCGTCTTCTTTCTCCTCCTCTTTGTCACTTCCACTGTCTTCATATGTTACTAGGAAAGCTTGTTTCATGGCCACAGTGAATCCCTTGCATAGAATTTTGCTTTGTTTTAGGCCTCGATCTTTCAATTTATCCTTTTTCCCTTTCATCTCTTTCTTTCTTCCAGTCAATTTTCCACATTAGACAGTCCTTGTCCATGTGATCCAGTTTGTTACACTTGTAACACCCATCATAAGAATACTTGCCAATCTACTTAGGTTTGCCATTGCTTTCTCTTTTAGGTTCATTCTTAGAATTCTTCATGAACCTTTATACTTAGCAAATATTTCTAGGTTCAGATCATCATTGTCAGACTCATCTTCTTCAGACGCCTTAAGAACTAGTGCCTTATCTCTCTTTGGTTCCTCCTCACGTAGTTCCAGCTTTCTCATCTCATGAGTTTTTAAGTTTCCAATCAACTCATCTAGTGATATCTTGTCCAACTCTTTTGCTTCCTAAATGGCTGTGATTTTTGATTCTCATGAAGCAGGGAGAATCCTTAAAACCTTGTTAACCAGTTCTTCAAAGGTAAATACCTTTCCCAACGACTTTAGTTTATTTGTTATTATAGTGAACCTAGTCATCATCTCCTAAATAGGTTCAGATTCCCTCATAGAGAAAAGCCCATAGTTTCTCATGAGCAACTCAATCCTTGATCTCTTTACCTAACTGGTTCCTTCATGAGCAGTTTGAAGCGCATCCCAGACCTCCTTTGCATTGGAGCAAGCAGATATCAAGTTATACTCAtttggaccaagtccacaaatgAGAATCTTCTTGGCCTTTGTCTTACTCTTTACGCGTAAATGAAATAAACAGCAAAGTAAGAACATCAATTTTTACGTAGAAAATCATATGGCTCAAAGGTACAAAAACCATAACCTACCACGTAGGATTTTAACTTCAACTTCACTAGAACAGCTGAGCCAAATGTACTGATTATAACACTTGTAAACTAATACTCTCACACTTCTCCTACTTCTACTTGCTGTATGaattacaagttactctaacttgcacACTCAGACAATACTCCAACTAACATTGTTTGAATAACATCTTGATTACAACTTAATCTCTTAATACACATGAACTAAACTGACACAAGAAGGAATGACTTTCAAAACACACTAATGAGAGACTTGAGTGTTGAATTGAAAATGCTATGCTACGTTCTTCAGTCGATGTGCAAAAGTATTTAACTTCCCAATGCTTCGAGATCTTTGGGAGTTCTACACTTAGTCGAACTCTCGTTTGCTTGCAACACCTGAAGTTCTGAGGACTCCACGAATCGTGTGACTCACATCTACCGAATATGCAGTCACATATTCTTGGGTAACAATCCTTATCGCATCAAGAGTCCTTCCCAGCAATATCGGACTGCAGTAACTTTGTATAAAAGTTACTACCCTGTAAGAACTTTCAACAATTATTTTAAGAACCTGGTTCTTAGCACACGTTCATTGCACACAATTtttaatcatcaaaactcaattttcaATACTAAGAATATATATTCACTTATAGTGGAAACAGATGCATATGTATTAATCAGTCTATTCTCTCCACCTTCACAAAAATGCACCTTATTTACATTTGTTGAATGATTACGGGCTCCTCCATGAGGCAATGGATCATCCTTCCATGTACCACATCTACCGTGAGGCAAATATGGTAGCGCACACTCTAGCTAGTTATTGGAGTACCTAGGCCTCGCATAGCTTCACTGGAAATAAAGAACTGGTTTGGAACTATCctcctttattttcttatttacctTTCCGCAAAGACTTTTCTAGGACTGAATCGTCCAGATCAATCCCTTTATTTAATGACCCTCTTTAAATTTTCGTCCTTAATTTGAAGTTCCTTTTATTAGCAAATTAATTATGATACACAGTTAGTTCAATTAGTTAGCTAGGTATTAGCACGTGTTAGATAATTTGTAGCTTACATTAGTAGTTATACCTAACTCATTCTTTGAACAAATACAGCCAACTTATATTAATGTAATTGCTAACAACTGAATGAATATAGTCAGCCGTAGGttatcttttcctttcttttttttttggtccaAAAGGATTTAGTTATATTAAGTTAACGATTGCGTAGTACAGGGAGGTAAATTTAAGCCTTCAACAGTAGAGGAGCTATGGGGACGACCTCGTGATTGGTCGTGACAAAAGGAGGGGAGGGGGTTTGTGCTAGTACTAGCTAAGTCCCTAAGATGCGAGGGCGGAAAAAGAGTATGGGATGCGGGTTTGACCGAACTCAGTAACTCTTGTTCAAACCATGTATTTAtcttaagaaattcattgaatatatacaatttattaatttaaaactcaATAACTTAAAATGATTATAATTTCGAACCCATAAAGTTCAAATTCTAACTCTGCATACAAAAGGAGGTGTCATGTTGACACGTCAATGTGTCTAACAAAAAATGTTCCTAACTTATCTTCCTCCAAAGCCGTTTGTACAAAAGTTGGAGGGGATGCTTATCCTTTCCTTTCTCCTCCCTTTTTCTTTCCATTTTGGTCCAGTATTTGGGGTAAAAACTTACGTCAAGCCAATAAATATAAGATATATATTTTGTGTACACCTTTTTTAACACTTAAACATGGTTAATTGCAAGAGGTTTTATTTTTCATGCGCTCAATCCGCCAACTTCTAGAATTCAATCAGTAATTCCTGAAGTTTTGGCATCATATATTATTCGTCAATAATTGTAAAGGTTTATTATACATCCAAAACCAAAAGTGAGACACcaaccccccaccccacccccaaacAAAATACAAAATGTAAGGGTAAAAAACATACTATATATATCTGTCCTAAAAATGCCAAGTTTATATATACTTATATGGTTTGTAACATGGCAGGAGCGGATTTAGAACGAATTCTGTGGGTTCAATTGAGCCTATTACTTTTAACTcgatatatgtatatattaaaaaaaattaaaatatatacataaaatcaCACTCATTCCGAAGCATACTTATAGATCATGATTCTTGAATTAACATCTGCTATAAGTTGAGAACAACTAATCAGGGATTCTGCTGAACTATGCCTTCATGCCCAGCTAGCATCAAATATTTGTCCCTTCTTGTAAAATTAGTGCACTGAAAACCCAATGCATCGGCCAATTGCCTCTGTATGTAATTAGCAACCTCATGTCTAGACTTCTCACCCTGCcatgtgatcaggaggtcacGGGCTCGAGCAATAGAAACAGCCTCttgtagaaatgcagggtaagactgcgtacaatagacccttgtggtacggtccttccccggaccctgcgcatagcgggagcttactGCATCGGACTGCTCTTTTTTATTATGTCTAGACTTCCCACCGGCGCATGTTAGCTCTTTAGGCACCTTCCCAAGTATCTTAATAGTGCAACTAGGCCTGGGATTCATTAAGAAAAAGATTGGGTCCAAGCACTTGAACCCACTAGCAGTAGTTCCATAAAACATTGTCACACTTGTGTTCACAGCCACTGACACAATCTCATCAGTTAACTCAGCAAACAAGGAACTGAACCTCAATAGATATGGTTCTCTGCATGTGGTTCCTTCTGGACAAACCACTAAATCACCTGTTGAAAAATATTGTTAGAAGAACACAAAATAACTACTCCATACAGGCTACATTTGAATCTATTACTATTTGGGGAGTGAAACAAGGTTTTTTTAACCTTATATTTACAAatacattttaaatatttttacttgTTAACTATTTTGACTTAAAGTAtttttttatgtagtttttaagtacataattttatttcgaaaattttgaaaattctaTGTCCTAAATTACACAGAAAACTAGTCAGTTTGACTCTCGTACTCTGAAAAGATTTAGATAAATTGAAACGCAGGGAGCATGATTTTAAACACTTAAAAAACGTTATTGTAAAAGCGATATTTGTGCTCCTTTTGTGAGATTGCTATGAGACCGAGATTAAATAGCTGCAGTGAATTAAGCGTTTGAATTTCTAGAGAATTCTAACATCACCTTCACTTAGCAATTTCTGCATGGTCTGTCTATCTTGTTTTCTATCTCTTGTCAATCTCACAGTTTTTATAGGTGAAATAAACTCTGACATCTTGCTCAAGCTGTAGGTCACTGCTGTCAAATGTTTCCCCAATAATATACTAAGGAAAACAGGGTCCAAAAGTGTCCTGTGATTGCAAACATAGAGTACACCTTTCCCATTTTCTAATCTTGATGGATCTGTGCCATTTAAACTGAGTTTCACACCACTTAAAGTGGCCAAAAATAGAGCCAATTTGTAGGGCAAGAATATATCAATGGAGATTCTAAAAATTGCTAGAAATATTCCAAGAGGAAACCATATGAACATTGAAAGAGTTGCAAGAGGTGTAGGAAGGAAAGCTAGCCTTCCATCATGAAATATTAGAGGCTTTGGATATTTCTCCCTTGGCATTAATGTTGAGTTTGCACCAATTTTCATGTCTTCTTTGTTAACCACATAAGCTTCCTGTTCAAATTCCAGAAGATACACTATTCATTTTTTTTGTAAAAGAACTTTTACATTGTCGGGTCACCTAAAAGATAAATATGGATACTTGTGCTAATGTGCATAACAAGTGGGATTGTTAgtaatttgaaaaaataaaacaagTAACCTACTACGGTAGGTTAAAATACTCTAATAGCCTAAATCATTTTTACCACCTTTATGTCGGTTGTGGAAGGCCGCTATAAGCCGAGGTCGGCCGTGGCATACCTTTGTCAATGGCACGGCGTCAGTCGTGGTATGCCTAAGTCAATGGCACGAGGTCGGCCGTGGCAAGCCACTATTGTCCGAGGTCGGCCGTGGCATGCCTATGTCAATGGCACGAGGTCGATCGTGGCATGCCACTATGGCATGCCTATGTCAATGGCACGAAGTTGGCCGTGGCTTGTATAGAAATTAGAGCACTAAGCACCCATGCTTAAAAGATGTAGTACTATTACAatatatttaattatattatCAGATCACCTAAGAGATAACTAGGTAATCATTCGGCATAAGTGAGATTTATAAGCTAAAAATAAGATAGGTAACGTGTTATAATAAATTATAATACACTGATAGTATAAAATAAAAATCATACCTTGCAAAAGGAGATAAAGAGATGATCATTAAGACTTAAAGTTCCAATGCCAATATCTGGTTTCTTTTCCCCAATGAATTCTTTTAGAGCTCTGTGCTTTATAAGCAACCCTGAATTGGATACCAATCCAGTAAAGTAATTCCCAAAAGTATGCAACTCAGTCCCAATAACACTATCAACATTTAAATACTCCTTAAGAAATCCTTCAACCATTCCCAAATGCACACTAGTAAATACAATCTTAGCCCCTGCTGAATTTAAGACTTCATAAACATGAAGATTAAGGTTTTCAAGATAAAATTTGGGCAAAACAGCTCTTCCAACAATATCCATGTCCTTTAATCTTAATCCACAAAAGGTAATGAAAATCATGACTCTTAATTTAAGTTCAGAatttaaaacacataataaagGACTTGACAAAAGCAAGAAAAAGGCTCTGAAAATGCTCCCACCTTCAAATGCAACTAACATAAAATATGGAAAGAAAGGCTTTGATCTAAGCAAATTGCCTTGTATATCACATACTAATGTTTGAGATTTTCTACCATGTAAATTACATTTTGTTATATTGGGGTACAAAGGAAGCTGATGGGATGATCTAAAAGATAGTTTTCTGAAAAGGAAGGTAGAGTTTTTGACTTTTATTGCAACTTTATAACATGAATTAGTCAGAAATTTGTATAATAAGAATGACTCTAGCAGTAGTACCAATGTGAAAACTATATTTTTAACTGCCATTGTCATTGATTATATGATATAATGAGTAGTAACAAAGGGGAAAGTTGGCTACAGTGAGAAGAATTTGAAATGGATAAATTGGAAAAGGAAGCAATAAGTTGGAAAGGATGAAGAGAATTGGAGCAACTGTAGAGTAAATTTATAGGAGTAATTAAAAGGGAAGCTGATCATTGTATTTGATTAGCCACGCCTCAAGAATTAATTTCCGCCAAAACACAATTGGTTCTTCTTTGTGCAAAAATTACGATAAAATAATTACAAGTATTTCTtgatctatctatctatatctacctatatctatatttatatgtatctatatttatattatattaaaagcacaacaACCCTTAATAAAATGTCATTCGTTCTTTTTATACTTTAAATACATATTTTACattggacaaaattataatttaattatttttctaagaaTTTTTAAATCAACTAAGATTCTGgttattaatttttttcttatttgaaataAATAACAAGTCCTAAAGTTTAGGATTTTAAATTCAAATAAGATTTATCTTATATTATTCATTCCTTTATTTGAACTATACAACCTAATATTATTTCCTCTCATATTAGTTTtgctaatatttagaattttgaaaAATTGCACGGTGAGTTTGTTTGACCATTTAACCATGAATCATTATTTTATATGACATACTTAACAAATATTAGTTTGGATTCGCTTACTACGGAGTATGAAATACACGCGCAACACATGTACCCTaaaactaataataataataataataattaatgcaTTAATGATATACACTATTGGCAAAGTTTAACCTGTGAGGTTGAGATAATAGAGTAGTTACTCTTTTTACCAAGTTATCAACTACAATGTTTATCATATAAGTTTATTTATGATTGTCTTACAAGTGATCTGATTGTGTTAATATTTGTTGTATAACGAATGCATAAAACTTAAATTCTTCTGTTAGCAAAAGAAATTACCTTTTACTGTCTGTCTGTGTATACAACTTGATTTTGTTTTTGTTTGGCCTCTAGCAGATTCTTTCAATGCAATATGAGAATTGATCTCTATATAGGAGTTGGGATTTTCCTTCTATAGTTAGCAAATTTTGGTGGATTAGGGTGTTGGTGACCGCTAAGCTAGTTTCTGTTTCTCTTTGAAAAGCTTAATGATATGGCTTTCGCTTCTTTTTGATGAATGTCACCCCCACCTCCTCTTCCTTTCGGTTAAAAAGACGGACCTTGAGCCTAACCCAATTTCAAAAACAGGGCCGGCTCCATAGTAATGAAGGGTAAGGCGTGTGCCTTAGGCCCTCAAAATTTGGGGGgcccattttttaaaaataataagtttataagtatttaaaaaataatatttaatatttttaatacaaaaatatagtttttaatataaaagaaagaaaactTACTTAAAAATGGGTAGATGAATACTTTTCCCAATGTTTCAATTTTCCACTTTTCACTCCGTCATTAGAATTTTTGTTTTCTCTTCCTTAATTTGTCCAAGTaaatctttattttttctaatCTCTTCATATCTCAGAAAATCGTAtatattttttgtctttttctttgaTATTCTTATTCTCTTTCTTTCTCAAAGATTTCATTAGTCGCCCTTTTTCTCAAAGATTTCATTATTTCAAGTGTTCAACAATACTTTTAAGTTTTCAATAGTTCTATACTTCTATTGTTTTGTAAAATCTTAtctaagatcaacaatatctCAAGAAAGATTAAATGAGTTGGTTATATTGTCAATTGAACATGAACTATTAGAGAAAATCGATTATGAAAAAAATTATTAACAATTTTGTATCTCAAAAAATTAGAAGAATaaacttcaaataaaaatatatcttataattttcttaaaaagaTATAGGCCCCATATTAAACTACTGCTTTAGGCCCCGTATGTGCTTGAGCCGCCCCTGTTCAAAAGGATCATATAAAGAAACCAAACACCTCACCCATAGCCGATATGGGGCACCAACACCCTTGCATGCTCAGGACTAGACATCTAAAGCGTGAATAATGCGTACTACATTTGGAGAAAAAGGATCAAAAATTATTTCGGAGCAAACAATCAGACCCTGATCACATTATGAAACAAATCATCCAGGAAGTATGCTATAGAGGAGCAATGCAGGCAAGAATAACTAAGAAACTAGGAAATTTTTATCCTTACTTTGTGGCTATATTGGAGGTCATGATGCAGCAATTAGTTGATACGGTTGGTTCCTATAGACGCTGATGTTGGGGCAGCATGTCCAACACTCAATTCTTCTTCTTTAATGTATAGACAGTTCAATTGGTATAAAAAACTTTATTTACCAACAATAAGGTGAATGTAAATATTTTAGATTCATGCTTGTGGAGGAGGGGAGTTGTTTTCGCACTACtagaaattcagccaaaatcgaCCGAAACCGACCAAAAATCGGTCGGccaaaaaaaccgaccgaaaATCGGTcggtttttaaaaatattttattttttaatttatttttttagaaaccaaccgacttcggtcggtttttttggCACAAAAAATACGGAAAACTATTTTAGCATCccgtgaaatttattttttaagaaaccgaccaaaatcggtaggtttttcatataaaataaattaaaattaatattcaaaaaaccgaccgaaatcggtcggttattTCAGTCATTCATTTTTAAAAACCAACCGGCTTCGCtcggtaattttatatttttaataaaaccgaccgaaatcgatcggtTATTTTCGCACGACAATGCAATTAAAGAGTacaaataaattaaaagaaagtCATAAACCAAAATGTACCAATAGTATAGTGGTATAATAGTATCCTCTCATAGTAGAGACCCTAGTTCGAGTCCCAGACGGTGCATTTTTTAAATTGCA
It includes:
- the LOC104094053 gene encoding glycerol-3-phosphate acyltransferase 1-like, which encodes MTMAVKNIVFTLVLLLESFLLYKFLTNSCYKVAIKVKNSTFLFRKLSFRSSHQLPLYPNITKCNLHGRKSQTLVCDIQGNLLRSKPFFPYFMLVAFEGGSIFRAFFLLLSSPLLCVLNSELKLRVMIFITFCGLRLKDMDIVGRAVLPKFYLENLNLHVYEVLNSAGAKIVFTSVHLGMVEGFLKEYLNVDSVIGTELHTFGNYFTGLVSNSGLLIKHRALKEFIGEKKPDIGIGTLSLNDHLFISFCKEAYVVNKEDMKIGANSTLMPREKYPKPLIFHDGRLAFLPTPLATLSMFIWFPLGIFLAIFRISIDIFLPYKLALFLATLSGVKLSLNGTDPSRLENGKGVLYVCNHRTLLDPVFLSILLGKHLTAVTYSLSKMSEFISPIKTVRLTRDRKQDRQTMQKLLSEGDLVVCPEGTTCREPYLLRFSSLFAELTDEIVSVAVNTSVTMFYGTTASGFKCLDPIFFLMNPRPSCTIKILGKVPKELTCAGGKSRHNKKEQSDAVSSRYAQGPGKDRTTRVYCTQSYPAFLQEAVSIARARDLLITWQGEKSRHEVANYIQRQLADALGFQCTNFTRRDKYLMLAGHEGIVQQNP